Proteins found in one Pelmatolapia mariae isolate MD_Pm_ZW linkage group LG7, Pm_UMD_F_2, whole genome shotgun sequence genomic segment:
- the admb gene encoding pro-adrenomedullin — protein MRLSLHTIICCCVFTTVLPLVKGATGETNTSLRKRSRVWLQSHMKRDLRSRLVTGDDQHLSGLQRDRLAKTLPTPSSFGLNIRSRRSTSSQSGCLLITCIYHDLFHRLIQIKKNDETDSTAPKSKMGRNGYGRRRRSLPDATQLVLETGTHRWSTETGQRVSNPKSTHTVA, from the exons ATGAGATTATCTCTGCACACCAtcatctgctgctgtgttttcaccACAGTCCTGCCATTGGTAAAAGGGGCCACAGGAGAGACCAACACCAGCCTGAGAAAAAG GTCTAGAGTATGGCTGCAGAGCCATATGAAGAGAGACTTGCGCAGTCGCTTAGTGACAGGCGATGACCAACACTTAAGTGGACTGCAGCGGGACAGGCTTGCCAAAACTCTCCCAACCCCATCAAG TTTTGGCCTAAATATAAGGTCCAGGAGGTCAACGTCAAGTCAATCTGGTTGCCTCCTAATCACATGTATATACCACGACTTGTTCCACCGATTGATCCAGATAAAGAAGAACGATGAAACAGACAGCACTGCTCCTAAATCAAAGATGGGACGGAATGGCTATGGACGTCGCCGCCGCTCACTCCCGGATGCCACTCAGCTCGTCCTGGAGACAGGAACGCATAGATGGAGCACGGAAACTGGTCAGCGAGTCAGCAACCCCAAAAGCACACACACGGTGGCCTAA